The DNA sequence GGCGGTGCCGGCCGACGGCAGCGCGCACCGGGCCACCATCGCGGTGCTGGAGCTGCCGGCCCGGCTGGACCACGTGACAGCGCCGGTGCGCGCCGCCGAGGCCCACCTGCGGGCGACGGTACGCAACACGTCGGCGCACACGATGCTCCCCGGCCCGGCGTCGGTGTTCCACGGCGCCGACTTCGTCGCCGCCACCCGGCTGCCGATGTGGGCGCCCGGCGAGGAAACCGAGCTGGCGCTCGGGGTGGACGACCGGCTGCGGGTGGAGCGGAAACTGCACCGGCGCACCGAGACGAAGGCGACGCTCGGGTCGACCCGGCGGCGGGAGGTGGAGTACCGGATCACCGTCGCCAACCACACGCCCCGACCGGCGACGGTCGAGGTACGCGACCAACTGCCGGTCTCCCGCGACGAGGCGGTGGTGGTCCGGGAGACGACGGTGGCGCCGCAGCCGGCGGAGCGTACCGAGCTGGGCGAGCTGACCTGGCGGTTGTCGCTGGCACCGGGCGACCGCGGCGAGATCACGCTGGCCTTCCGGGTGGAACTCGCCAAGGGCGTCGAGCTGACCGGCTGGCGGGAGTAGACGTGCGGCGGGGCCCCGCCGAGCGGGGCCCCGCGAAGCGCGTCAGTGGCGGCGACGTCCGTACGCACCCGCGGCGATGTAGACGCCGGCCGCGGCGAAGAGCACCTGGAGCAGCAGTTCGATCCAGTCGATGCCGGCGGTGTCGTCGACGCCGAACAGGCCGGCCACGAGTGTGCCCAGGATCGCGGCCACCACACCGATGAGCAGGGTGAGCCAGATCGGGATGTTCTGCTTGCCCGGCACCACCAGGCGGCCCAGCGCGCCGATGATGAGGCCGATGATGATCGCGGTGAGGAAACCGGTAACTTCCACGAGAGCCGTCCTGTTCTTCCGATGGGCTGACGTCTCGTTCGGTGCCCCGCCCGACCCGGCCGCCAAACGCGAGGTGCGTTTCTTCACGGAACTGTCATGGCCCGCCCCGCCCGGGCCGGCCCAGGTCAACCCCCGAGGTCCCGTGCGCCTCAGCGCCGGTGCGCGTCCTCCCGGTCGATCCGCAGTTCCCGTTCCAGCTCGGCGATGACCGTCCGCAGGTCGTCCAGGCGCTGGCTGATGGCGATCCGGTCCACCTCGTCCGGCACCCCGTCGCCGTCGGAGTCGTAGTCCGGCGCCAGCCCCTCGGTCATCTCCAGCCGGCGGGCCTCCTCCATCGAGTTGACGATGACGGCGATGAGGATGTTCAGCAGCAGGTTGACCGCGATCATCACGAAGCTGACGTAGTAGAGCAGCGTCCACGGCGACACGTCGAGGCCCTGTTCGAGCAGGTCGGGCAGTGTCTCCAGGGAGAGCAGCACGAAAAGCGTCACCAGCGAGCGGCCGATGTCGCCGTACTGCTCGGGGTAGCGGTCGCCGAAGATGAGCCAGCCGGCCATGCCGTAGACGTAGAGCGTGACGCCGGCCAGCGCCAGGAACGCCGCCACGCCGGGCAGGCTGCGCCACAGCGCCGTG is a window from the Micromonospora sp. DSM 45708 genome containing:
- a CDS encoding ion transporter; this encodes MVDRRTDVPAQRGARRPGGAERGLAAGCARIVASRPFEVAIVVLIMANGVVLGIETYPHPGTTAAVLRGIEWVFRAVFVVEITIRVLAYGRRPQDFLRHGWNVFDLLVTVAIFIPWLHGDPAVLRFVRVARVLRLVRFSPGLRTIVTALWRSLPGVAAFLALAGVTLYVYGMAGWLIFGDRYPEQYGDIGRSLVTLFVLLSLETLPDLLEQGLDVSPWTLLYYVSFVMIAVNLLLNILIAVIVNSMEEARRLEMTEGLAPDYDSDGDGVPDEVDRIAISQRLDDLRTVIAELERELRIDREDAHRR
- a CDS encoding GlsB/YeaQ/YmgE family stress response membrane protein, translating into MEVTGFLTAIIIGLIIGALGRLVVPGKQNIPIWLTLLIGVVAAILGTLVAGLFGVDDTAGIDWIELLLQVLFAAAGVYIAAGAYGRRRH